The Campylobacter sp. RM10537 genome has a segment encoding these proteins:
- the tpx gene encoding thiol peroxidase has product MSSVNFKGSPVKLKGNALEVGDQAPKLNLKAKDLSLVEIGAAGKTQIILSVPSLDTPVCATEARDFNKKVASYNGAEVIIVSMDLPFAMGRFCSTEGIENLTVASDFVSKEFGQKYGVLIEDTALEGLLARAVFVIKDGKIVYKELVNEITEMPDISKLDAFFNSCGCGGCGCH; this is encoded by the coding sequence ATGAGTTCAGTTAATTTTAAAGGCAGTCCAGTAAAACTTAAAGGAAATGCTTTAGAAGTTGGAGATCAAGCGCCAAAATTAAATTTAAAAGCAAAAGATTTAAGTTTAGTTGAAATTGGTGCAGCTGGAAAAACTCAAATTATTTTAAGTGTACCAAGTCTTGATACTCCAGTATGTGCTACAGAAGCTAGAGATTTTAATAAAAAAGTAGCAAGTTATAATGGAGCAGAAGTTATTATAGTAAGTATGGATTTACCTTTTGCTATGGGAAGATTTTGCAGCACAGAAGGTATAGAAAATTTAACCGTAGCTAGCGATTTTGTTTCTAAAGAATTTGGTCAAAAATATGGAGTTTTAATTGAAGATACTGCATTAGAAGGTCTTTTAGCACGTGCTGTATTTGTGATTAAAGATGGAAAAATAGTTTATAAAGAATTAGTTAATGAAATTACAGAAATGCCTGATATTTCTAAACTTGATGCTTTTTTTAATAGCTGTGGTTGTGGTGGTTGCGGCTGCCATTAA
- a CDS encoding ATP-dependent helicase, translating to MPLSRLNEEQYQAATADFGHNLIIASAGTGKTSTIVARISYLLSKGVDPQKIMLLTFTNKASKEMISRLNVFFNKNITNKILAGTFHSTAYTLLKNANKDIILKQASELKTLLRSVYEKRTFRHLSDIKPYQASYLYDIYSLFQNKAHDQDFFTWFCKNYEEQNIYAEIYEDIFKEYENEKKRFNYVDFNDLLLNLKELLKENKYEFDEILVDEYQDTNTLQSSLIESFKSKSLFCVGDYDQSIYAFNGADINIIGSFKERFEDAKIFSLNKNYRSSRSILALANKVILNNERLYPKELVVTRKDDFKAPTLLTFEELFDQYKNIAKMIFTSGVNLEEIAVIFRNNSSADGIEVALREQGIASSRKGSGSFFESLEVKAFNSILALVINPKDIMAFIHLIQYTKGVGGVLAKEIFDALLKLGHGSLIKGFLDPDKSVSLKNHQKRNYQLGLFGDLDELLDEKRFNLLSEFNTHPVLKISKINDLCAKNLEKIYFFLKEAIEMKHSLALVKLICQNSFYREICEELAIKRATNKAGQVDLTRKTENLEKIEGKLNVLRELAKNYSDIYKYYNFLTLGASEMGSEKGVSLLSVHASKGLEFDLVFVIDLAQGRFPNQKLMGMGGSLEEERRLFYVAVTRAKNILYLSYAKYDKNKKTSFAPSCFLIEAGLCKAEKL from the coding sequence ATGCCACTTTCTAGATTAAATGAAGAGCAATATCAAGCTGCAACTGCTGATTTTGGACATAATTTAATAATTGCAAGCGCAGGTACAGGAAAAACTTCTACTATTGTTGCAAGAATATCTTATCTTTTAAGCAAGGGTGTTGATCCACAAAAAATAATGCTTTTGACTTTTACCAATAAAGCCAGCAAAGAAATGATTAGTCGTTTAAATGTTTTTTTTAACAAAAATATTACAAATAAAATTCTTGCAGGAACTTTCCATAGTACAGCTTATACTTTATTAAAAAATGCAAACAAAGATATTATTTTAAAACAAGCTAGTGAATTAAAAACTTTACTAAGAAGTGTTTATGAAAAAAGAACTTTTAGACATTTAAGCGATATAAAACCTTATCAAGCAAGTTATTTATATGATATATATTCTTTATTTCAAAACAAAGCACATGATCAAGATTTTTTTACTTGGTTTTGTAAAAATTATGAAGAGCAAAATATATATGCTGAAATTTATGAAGATATTTTCAAAGAATACGAAAATGAAAAAAAGCGTTTTAACTATGTTGATTTTAATGATTTGCTTTTAAATTTAAAAGAACTTTTGAAAGAAAATAAATACGAATTTGATGAAATATTAGTGGATGAATATCAAGATACAAATACTTTACAAAGCTCTTTGATTGAATCTTTTAAAAGCAAGAGTTTGTTTTGTGTGGGTGATTATGATCAAAGTATTTATGCTTTTAATGGAGCAGATATTAATATTATTGGGAGCTTCAAGGAGCGTTTTGAGGACGCGAAAATATTTTCTTTAAATAAAAATTATCGCTCTTCAAGAAGTATTTTAGCTTTGGCAAATAAAGTCATTTTAAATAACGAAAGACTTTATCCTAAGGAATTAGTTGTTACTAGAAAAGATGACTTTAAAGCACCAACTTTATTAACTTTTGAGGAATTATTTGACCAATATAAAAATATTGCAAAAATGATATTTACAAGTGGAGTTAATTTAGAAGAAATTGCTGTTATTTTTAGAAATAATTCAAGTGCTGATGGGATTGAGGTGGCCTTAAGAGAGCAAGGGATTGCAAGTAGTAGAAAAGGTAGCGGTAGTTTTTTTGAAAGTTTAGAAGTTAAAGCCTTTAATTCGATTTTAGCCTTGGTTATTAATCCAAAAGATATTATGGCTTTTATCCATTTAATTCAATATACCAAAGGAGTTGGAGGGGTATTAGCAAAAGAAATTTTTGATGCACTTTTGAAATTAGGACATGGGAGCTTAATTAAGGGTTTTTTAGATCCTGATAAAAGTGTTAGTTTAAAAAATCATCAAAAGAGAAATTATCAACTTGGTCTATTTGGGGATTTAGATGAATTATTGGATGAAAAGCGTTTTAATTTACTAAGTGAATTTAATACTCATCCCGTTTTAAAAATTTCAAAAATTAATGATTTATGTGCTAAAAATTTAGAAAAAATTTACTTTTTCTTAAAAGAAGCTATAGAGATGAAGCATTCTTTGGCTTTAGTAAAGTTAATTTGTCAAAATTCATTTTATAGGGAAATTTGCGAAGAACTTGCTATTAAAAGAGCAACAAATAAGGCAGGACAAGTTGATTTAACACGAAAAACCGAAAATTTAGAAAAAATAGAAGGCAAACTAAACGTTTTAAGAGAGCTTGCTAAAAATTATAGTGATATTTATAAATACTATAATTTTTTAACCCTAGGTGCTAGCGAAATGGGCAGTGAAAAAGGAGTTAGTTTATTGAGTGTTCATGCAAGCAAAGGCCTAGAATTTGATCTTGTTTTTGTAATAGATCTTGCGCAAGGTCGTTTTCCTAATCAAAAACTTATGGGAATGGGAGGAAGCTTAGAGGAAGAAAGAAGACTTTTCTATGTAGCAGTAACTAGAGCAAAGAATATACTTTATTTAAGTTATGCAAAATATGATAAAAATAAAAAAACTTCTTTCGCTCCTTCATGTTTTTTAATAGAAGCTGGACTTTGCAAAGCGGAGAAACTTTGA
- the napA gene encoding periplasmic nitrate reductase subunit alpha, protein MNRRDFIKNTAIASAASVAGLSVPTSMLAKQEESWKWDKAVCRFCGTGCGIMIARKDGKIVATKGDPEAPVNRGLNCIKGYFNAKIMYGEDRLVMPLLRVNDKGEFDKKGKFQQVSWKRAFDEMEKQFKKAYNELGVSGVGIFGSGQYTIQEGYAALKLAKAGFRTNNIDPNARHCMASAVVGFMQTFGIDEPSGCYDDIELTDTIVTWGANMAEMHPILWSRVSDRKLSNLDKVKVVNLSTYSNRTSNIADIEIIFKPNTDLAIWNYIAREIVYNYPEAMDKEFINKHCVFATGYTDIGYGMRNNPNHPKFKVSEKDTVEKENVITLDDEEATSLAYLGVKKGDQFHMKHRNVADKNWEISFEEFKKGLAPYTLEYTAKVAKGDDNESLEDFKKKLEQLAKLYIEKNRKVVSFWTMGFNQHTRGSWVNEQAYMVHLLLGKQAKPGSGAFSLTGQPSACGTAREVGTFSHRLPADMVVANPKHREISEKIWKVPAKTINPKPGSPFVGIMRDLEDGKIKFIWVQVNNPWQNTANANHWIKAARDMDNFIVVSDCYPGISAKVADLILPSAMIYEKWGAYGNAERRTQHWRQQVLPVGAAMSDTWQIFEFAKRFKLKEVWKEQKVDDKLTLPSVLEEAKAMGYDEDNTLFDVLFANKEARSFKTNDPIAKGFDNTDANGDERKIEGSDGEEFKGYGFFVQKYLWEEYRKFGLGHGHDLAEFDTYHKVRGLRWPVINGKETQWRFNTKFDYYAKKASPNSDFAFYGEFDKMLTNGDLKAPSEEKPHSIKNKAKIFFRPFMKAPERPDKEYPFWLATGRVLEHWHSGTMTMRVPELYRAVPEALCYMSEKDGERLGLKQDDLVWIESRRGKVKARVDMRGRNKPPVGLVYVPWFDENVYINKVTLDATCPLSKQTDYKKCAVKIYKA, encoded by the coding sequence ATGAATAGAAGGGATTTTATTAAAAATACCGCTATTGCAAGTGCTGCTAGTGTAGCAGGATTAAGTGTGCCAACTTCTATGCTTGCTAAGCAAGAAGAAAGTTGGAAGTGGGATAAAGCCGTTTGTAGATTTTGTGGAACAGGCTGTGGAATTATGATAGCCAGAAAAGACGGCAAAATAGTTGCTACAAAAGGAGATCCTGAAGCTCCGGTTAATCGTGGTCTTAATTGCATTAAGGGATATTTTAATGCTAAGATTATGTATGGAGAAGATCGTCTTGTTATGCCTTTATTGCGTGTTAATGATAAAGGTGAATTTGATAAAAAAGGTAAATTTCAACAAGTTTCTTGGAAAAGGGCTTTTGATGAAATGGAAAAACAATTTAAAAAAGCTTACAATGAATTAGGCGTAAGTGGTGTAGGTATTTTTGGTAGTGGTCAATATACTATTCAGGAAGGCTATGCAGCCTTAAAACTTGCAAAAGCTGGTTTTAGAACTAATAATATCGATCCAAATGCAAGACATTGTATGGCTTCAGCAGTCGTAGGTTTTATGCAAACTTTTGGTATTGATGAGCCATCAGGATGTTATGATGATATAGAGCTTACAGATACTATTGTTACTTGGGGTGCTAATATGGCAGAAATGCATCCTATTTTATGGTCTAGAGTAAGTGATAGAAAATTAAGTAATCTTGATAAAGTTAAAGTTGTAAATTTAAGTACTTATTCTAATAGAACTTCAAATATTGCTGATATTGAAATTATTTTTAAACCAAATACTGATTTAGCAATATGGAATTATATTGCAAGAGAAATAGTTTATAATTATCCAGAAGCTATGGATAAAGAATTTATCAATAAACATTGTGTTTTTGCAACAGGCTATACAGATATTGGTTATGGTATGAGAAACAACCCAAATCATCCTAAATTTAAAGTGAGTGAAAAAGATACAGTTGAAAAAGAAAATGTGATTACTTTAGATGATGAAGAAGCAACTTCTTTAGCATATCTTGGAGTAAAAAAAGGTGATCAATTCCATATGAAACACCGAAATGTAGCAGATAAAAATTGGGAAATCTCTTTTGAGGAATTCAAAAAAGGTTTAGCTCCTTATACGCTTGAATACACAGCAAAAGTTGCCAAAGGTGATGATAATGAATCTTTGGAGGATTTTAAGAAAAAACTTGAACAATTAGCAAAATTGTATATAGAAAAAAATCGTAAAGTAGTAAGTTTTTGGACTATGGGATTTAATCAACATACTCGCGGTTCTTGGGTTAATGAACAAGCTTATATGGTGCATTTATTACTTGGAAAACAAGCAAAACCAGGTTCTGGAGCTTTCTCTTTAACAGGGCAACCAAGTGCTTGTGGGACAGCAAGAGAGGTAGGAACTTTTTCACATCGTTTACCTGCTGATATGGTGGTAGCAAATCCAAAACATAGAGAAATTTCAGAAAAAATATGGAAAGTCCCAGCAAAAACAATCAATCCAAAGCCAGGATCTCCTTTTGTTGGTATTATGAGAGATTTAGAGGATGGTAAAATTAAATTTATCTGGGTTCAAGTAAATAACCCATGGCAAAATACTGCTAATGCAAATCACTGGATTAAAGCGGCTAGAGATATGGATAATTTCATCGTTGTAAGCGATTGCTATCCAGGAATTTCAGCAAAAGTAGCCGATCTCATTTTACCAAGTGCTATGATTTATGAAAAATGGGGTGCTTATGGAAATGCTGAAAGAAGAACTCAGCATTGGAGACAACAAGTTCTACCAGTAGGTGCTGCTATGAGTGATACTTGGCAAATTTTTGAATTTGCAAAAAGATTTAAACTTAAGGAAGTTTGGAAAGAGCAAAAGGTTGATGATAAGCTTACTTTACCAAGTGTCTTAGAAGAAGCAAAAGCTATGGGATATGATGAAGATAATACTTTATTTGATGTATTATTTGCCAATAAAGAAGCAAGAAGTTTTAAAACCAATGATCCAATTGCTAAAGGTTTTGATAATACTGATGCTAATGGAGATGAAAGAAAAATCGAAGGTAGCGATGGAGAAGAATTTAAAGGTTATGGATTTTTTGTTCAAAAATATCTTTGGGAAGAATATAGAAAGTTTGGTCTAGGTCATGGACATGATTTGGCTGAATTTGATACTTACCATAAAGTAAGAGGTTTAAGATGGCCAGTTATCAATGGTAAAGAAACTCAATGGAGATTTAATACAAAATTTGATTATTACGCTAAGAAAGCTTCTCCAAATTCTGATTTTGCTTTCTATGGTGAATTTGATAAAATGCTAACAAATGGTGATTTGAAAGCTCCAAGCGAAGAAAAACCGCACAGTATTAAAAATAAGGCAAAAATTTTCTTTAGACCATTTATGAAAGCTCCAGAAAGACCAGATAAAGAATATCCATTTTGGTTAGCAACTGGTAGGGTTTTAGAGCATTGGCATAGTGGTACAATGACTATGCGTGTTCCAGAGCTTTATAGAGCTGTTCCTGAAGCACTTTGTTATATGAGCGAAAAAGATGGAGAAAGACTAGGTTTAAAACAAGATGATTTAGTTTGGATAGAATCACGTCGTGGCAAAGTCAAAGCAAGGGTTGATATGAGAGGAAGAAATAAACCACCAGTAGGTCTTGTATATGTTCCTTGGTTTGATGAAAATGTGTATATTAATAAAGTTACTTTGGATGCTACCTGTCCGCTTTCAAAACAAACTGATTATAAAAAATGTGCAGTAAAAATTTATAAGGCTTAA